The following proteins are encoded in a genomic region of Oncorhynchus kisutch isolate 150728-3 linkage group LG18, Okis_V2, whole genome shotgun sequence:
- the LOC116354786 gene encoding DNA-directed RNA polymerase II subunit 1-like, translated as MGDCPTVPLSNQETAPLYPYPSRRLPHCTPIQPGDCPTVPLRKQETAPLYPYPTRRLPHCTPIQPGDCPTVPLSNQETAPLYPYPTRRLPHCIPTQPGDCPTVPLSNQETAPLYPYPTRRLPHCTPIQTGDCPTVPLSNQETAPLYPYPTRRLPHYTPIQPGDCPTVPLSNQETSPLYPYPTRRLSHCTPIQPGDCPTVPLSNQETATLYPYPTRRLPHCTPIQPGDCPTVPLPNQETAPLYPYPTRRLPHCTPIQPGDCPTVPLPNQETAPLYPYPTRRLPHCTPIQPGDCPTVPLSNQETAPLYPYPTRRLPHCTPIQPGDCPTVPLPNQETAPLYPYPTRRLPHCTPIQPGDCPTVPLSNQETAPLYPYPTRRLPHCTPIQPGDCPTVPLSNQETAPLYPYPTRRLPHCTPIQPGDCPTVHLSKQETAPLYPYPTRRLPHCTPIQPGDCPTVPLSNQETAPLYPYPTRRLPHCIPTQPGDCPTVPLPNQETAPLYPYPTKNIETQKP; from the exons atgg GAGACTGCCCCACTGTACCCCTATCCAACCAGGAGACTGCCCCACTGTACCCCTATCCAAGCAGGAGACTGCCCCACTGTACCCCTATCCAACCAGGAGACTGCCCCACTGTACCCCTACGCAAACAGGAGACTGCCCCACTGTACCCCTATCCAACCAGGAGACTGCCCCACTGTACCCCTATCCAACCAGGAGACTGCCCCACTGTACCCCTATCCAACCAGGAGACTGCCCCACTGTACCCCTATCCAACCAGGAGACTGCCCCACTGTATCCCTACCCAACCAGGAGACTGCCCCACTGTACCCCTATCCAACCAGGAGACTGCCCCACTGTACCCCTATCCAACCAGGAGACTGCCCCACTGTACACCTATCCAAACAGGAGACTGCCCCACTGTACCCCTATCCAACCAGGAGACTGCCCCACTGTACCCCTACCCAACCAGGAGACTGCCCCACTATACCCCTATCCAACCAGGAGACTGCCCCACTGTACCCCTATCCAACCAGGAGACTTCCCCACTGTACCCCTATCCAACCAGGAGACTGTCCCACTGTACCCCTATCCAACCAGGAGACTGCCCCACTGTACCCCTATCCAACCAGGAGACTGCCACACTGTACCCCTATCCAACCAGGAGACTGCCCCACTGTACCCCTATCCAACCAGGAGACTGCCCCACTGTACCCCTACCCAACCAGGAGACTGCCCCACTGTACCCCTATCCAACCAGGAGACTGCCCCACTGTACCCCTATCCAACCAGGAGACTGCCCCACTGTACCCCTACCCAACCAGGAGACTGCCCCACTGTACCCCTATCCAACCAGGAGACTGCCCCACTGTACCCCTATCCAACCAGGAGACTGCCCCACTGTACCCCTATCCAACCAGGAGACTGCCCCACTGTACCCCTATCCAACCAGGAGACTGCCCCACTGTACCCCTATCCAACCAGGAGACTGCCCCACTGTACCCCTACCCAACCAGGAGACTGCCCCACTGTACCCCTATCCAACCAGGAGACTGCCCCACTGTACCCCTATCCAACCAGGAGACTGCCCCACTGTACCCCTATCCAACCAGGAGACTGCCCCACTGTACCCCTACCCAACCAGGAGACTGCCCCACTGTACCCCTATCCAACCAGGAGACTGCCCCACTGTACCCCTATCCAACCAGGAGACTGCCCCACTGTACCCCTATCCAACCAGGAGACTGCCCCACTGTACCCCTATCCAACCAGGAGACTGCCCCACTGTGCACCTATCCAAACAGGAGACTGCCCCACTGTACCCCTATCCAACCAGGAGACTGCCCCACTGTACCCCTATCCAACCAGGAGACTGCCCCACTGTACCCCTATCCAACCAGGAGACTGCCCCACTGTACCCCTATCCAACCAGGAGACTGCCCCACTGTATCCCTACCCAACCAGGAGACTGCCCCACTGTACCCCTACCCAACCAGGAGACTGCCCCACTGTAcccctatccaaccaaaaacatagagacccagaaacccTGA